DNA from Deinococcus aerophilus:
GATGGCCGCGCGCTGACGCTGTACGGCTTGGCGCCCATCGTGGTCACGTCCGAGATTCCCAGCCCCAGCCCGGAGCCGGTCGACGCCCGCCCAGTGATGCGCTGGCACCCCCTGCGCGGCGAGTGGGTCATGTACGCCACGCACCGCATGGGCCGCACCTTCCTGCCTCCACCCGAATACAATCCCCTCGCGCCGACTTCGGACCCGGCGCACCCGACCGAGTTGCCACGCGGCACCTACGACCTCGCGGTCTTCGAGAACCGCTTTCCCAGCCTGACCCTGAACGCCCCCGATCCCCAGGGTGGCCCCGCCGGCACCCGGGCGGGCGTGGGGGCGTGCGAGGTCGTGGTCTTCAGCCAGGACGCGACGGGGCGGCTGGCCGACCTGAGCGACGCTCAGATGCAGCTGTTGCTGGACGTCTGGGCCGACCGGACCACGCGGCTGGCCGCCACGGGAAAGATCAAGAGCGTGCTGGCCTTCGAGAACCGCGGCGTGGAGGTGGGCGTGACGCTGCACCATCCCCACGGCCAGATCTATGCCTACGACCACGTCCCGCCCGTGGCGGGACGCATGCTGACCCACGCCCAGGTCCATCACGAACAGACCGGGCGGGCGTGGCTGGCCGACTTCGTGACTGATGAGCGGGCAGCGGGTGAGCGCATCGTGCGCGACGAGGGTGAGGCACTGAGTGTAGTGCCACCGTTCGCGCGCTACACCTACGAGACGTGGATTCTTCCGGCACGGCCCGTTTCGCTGCTGTCTGAATTGACTGTGGAGGAACGCGCTGCCTTCGCCCGCGTCCTGAAAGACGCCCTGCTGCGCCTGGACGCGCTGTTTGGTGTGCGGATGCCGTACCTGCTGACGGTGCATCAAGCGCCGCTTGATGCAGCCCACCCCGAGTTTCCATTGCACATCGAGCTGTACCCGTACCTGCGGGCACCGGGCCGCATGAAGTATCTGGCGGGCACCGAACAGGGCGCGGGCGAGTTCGCCAACGACAAACTGCCGGAAATGGCGGCGGCAGAACTGCGCGGCCTGCAACTGGAGGAGGTGAGGCTTGAACACCTTTGAGAGCGTCTTCGGTCATCTACCGGCCGTGAGCGCCTCGGCACCGGGGCGGGTGAACCTGCTGGGCGAACACACCGATTACCAGGGCGGATTCGTGCTGCCCACCGCCATTCCGCAGCGGACGACGGTGGCCGTCGGTCCCAACAACACGGGTGAACACGTGCTGTACAGCGCCAACCTGGACCGGACGCTGCGCGTGCCGGTGGGTGAGGTGGGCACGGACTTCGCCCCCTACCTCACCGGCTGCCTGAACCTGAGCGGCGTGACCGAGGGACTGAACATTCACGTCTTCAGCACCGTGCCCAGCGGCGGGCTGAGCAGCAGCGCGGCGCTGGAAGTGGCCACCCTACGGGCGCTGCGTGAGCTGTACGGGCTGGCGCTGGACGACGTGGAACTGGCCCTGAGGGGCGTGCAGGTGGAACACCAGTTCGTGGGCGTTCAGTGCGGCGTGATGGACCAGCTCGCGAGCAGTCTGGCCGACACCCGGACCATGTTGCTGATCGACACCCGCAGTCTGGAACGCCGCACCGTGCCGTTTCCGGCGGGGGCCGAGGTGCTGGTCATCGACTCCGGGGTACCGCGCCGTCTGGCCGAGAGTGGGTACAACGAACGCCGCGCCCAGGTCGAGGAAGCCTCACGGCTGCTGGGCGTCAAGGAACTGCGCGACGTGAGCGACATCAGCGTCGTGGAAGCGCTGCCTTCACCGCTGAAAGAACGTGCCCGGCATGTGGTGTCTGAAAATGCCCGCGTGCTCGCCGCGCTGGACGCACCGGCCCCCAGGTTCGGCCAACTCATGAACGCCGCCCACGCCAGTCTGCGCGACGACTATGCCGTGTCACATCCACGGGTGGACGA
Protein-coding regions in this window:
- the galT gene encoding galactose-1-phosphate uridylyltransferase, giving the protein DGRALTLYGLAPIVVTSEIPSPSPEPVDARPVMRWHPLRGEWVMYATHRMGRTFLPPPEYNPLAPTSDPAHPTELPRGTYDLAVFENRFPSLTLNAPDPQGGPAGTRAGVGACEVVVFSQDATGRLADLSDAQMQLLLDVWADRTTRLAATGKIKSVLAFENRGVEVGVTLHHPHGQIYAYDHVPPVAGRMLTHAQVHHEQTGRAWLADFVTDERAAGERIVRDEGEALSVVPPFARYTYETWILPARPVSLLSELTVEERAAFARVLKDALLRLDALFGVRMPYLLTVHQAPLDAAHPEFPLHIELYPYLRAPGRMKYLAGTEQGAGEFANDKLPEMAAAELRGLQLEEVRLEHL
- the galK gene encoding galactokinase, translated to MNTFESVFGHLPAVSASAPGRVNLLGEHTDYQGGFVLPTAIPQRTTVAVGPNNTGEHVLYSANLDRTLRVPVGEVGTDFAPYLTGCLNLSGVTEGLNIHVFSTVPSGGLSSSAALEVATLRALRELYGLALDDVELALRGVQVEHQFVGVQCGVMDQLASSLADTRTMLLIDTRSLERRTVPFPAGAEVLVIDSGVPRRLAESGYNERRAQVEEASRLLGVKELRDVSDISVVEALPSPLKERARHVVSENARVLAALDAPAPRFGQLMNAAHASLRDDYAVSHPRVDELVALLHLHPDVYGARMTGAGFGGAVVALVREGTAAAVGAAVLGNYGALGTVVV